In one window of Gopherus evgoodei ecotype Sinaloan lineage unplaced genomic scaffold, rGopEvg1_v1.p scaffold_40_arrow_ctg1, whole genome shotgun sequence DNA:
- the PALM3 gene encoding paralemmin-3 isoform X2 — MAESSLYTQRLEAIVGRRKVQERILRTRRELEEEKLRAQQLKRKSLRDRWLMEGSCLPPENDPTSPLWQTQSRIQELELDLSSLQSQMQQLDNPEHHGKSHEALEDAKRPAGGTCEARGAGSASAGRGGCVCKTEPALPLAPVPPKRAMRVAAQETLENGDVSRAGPFGVEGISPGESKTDASSAAPGTRDDGAGASAKQPEKLGMGKVEMIIRNHLGQEVGSMDAIRRTSPETEGEAPRGENGLEEAWDGRTEWEPQSPPAFASDALDSRMEESVAGEGSREGPEGESGVQEGEVQALPVENCCLDSPRPEPDGELEEPIGVVEEGEISAEPARGATEMEEAEAAQRTRGRAAEPERPQDLGPTQGRGPMWQEPAKEQEHQVSPGAEHPQAAGVGERAETKVSLQDQIPALQGQIPSPQEAKAALRDQFPALLDQIPSSLQEAKTPLQDQIPALQGQIPSPHEAKATLRDQTPSSLQEAEVSMQNQIPTVQDQIPLSLLEVKTSLQGQIPSPQEAKAALQDQIQSMQNQIPSSLQDQIQSLQDQIPSSLQDQIPSSLQEANISLQDQISSALQNQIPSPHEAKAALQDQIPSSLQEAQVSMQNQIPTVQDQIPLSLLGVKTSLQGQIPSPQEAKAALQDQIPSSLQDQILSSLQEAEVSMQNQIPTVQDQIPLSLLGVKTSLQGQIPSPQEAKAALQDQISSSVQDQIQSMQDQIPSSLQEANISLQDQTPSALQNQIPSPHEAKTALQDQVPSSLQDQIQSMQDQICSLPLCRKLSLQDQIPSALQDQIPSPHEAKAPLQDQIPSPHEAEHSFHSQIPSSQEPIPAFHGEVLLTSPRRAPTPEQVPSRPRQSMALKGGSCTGLISSATEETTENLGKLHPEQQPLLKEASGLRMGWKQPQDPVARNLQPGAGTLKSLAAMSPEAPTYTTTSVNTASPCQGRSTTTPRPGDGQETGRRKQKTCQCCSVM, encoded by the exons ATGGCAGAGAGCTCCCTGTACACGCAGCGCCTAGAGGCCATCGTG GGGCGGCGCAAGGTGCAGGAGCGGATCCTCCGGACGCGCcgggagctggaggaggagaaacTCCGAGCCCAGCAGCTGAAG aggAAGTCTCTGCGTGACCGGTGGCTGATGGAGGGGTCGTGTCTGCCCCCCGAGAACGACCCCACCTCCCCGCTATGGCAGACACAGTCCCGCATCCAGGAGCTAGAGCTGGATCTGTCCAG cctccagtCTCAGATGCAGCAGCTGGATAACCCGGAGCATCATGGCAAGTCGCACGAGGCCTTGGAAGATGCCAagcggccagcagggggcacctgTGAG GCCCGTGGGGCTGGCTCTGCTTCGGCAG GTAGGGGGGGTTGTGTCTGCAAGACTGAACCTGCCCTCCCCTTGGCTCCAGTCCCCCCCAAGAGGGCCATGCGAGTGGCAGCCCAGGAGACCCTGGAGAACGGGGACGTGTCGAGAGCAG GTCCCTTTGGTGTGGAGGGGATCAGCCCTGGGGAGAGCAAGACTGACGccagctctgctgccccaggaACTCGGGATGACGGGGCAGGGGCCTCCGCCAAGCAGCCAGAGAAGCTGGGCATGGGCAAAGTGGAGATGATCATTAGAAACCACCTGGGCCAGGAAGTGGGCAGCATGGACGCCATCAGGCGGACGTCCCCCGAGACGGAAGGGGAAGCTCCCCGGGGAGAGAATGGGTTGGAGGAGGCTTGGGATGGAAGGACAGAGTGGGAGCCACAGAGCCCGCCTGCCTTTGCGAGTGACGCCCTGGACAGCAGAATGGAGGAGAGCgtggcaggggaagggagcagagaggggccgGAGGGGGaatctggggtgcaggagggggaggtGCAGGCCCTGCCAGTTGAGAACTGTTGCCTCGATTCCCCGAGGCCTGAGCCAGACGGGGAGCTGGAGGAGCCAATCGGGGTCGTGGAAGAGGGGGAGATCTCGGCTGAGCCTGCCAGGGGAGCCACGGaaatggaggaggcagaggctgcCCAGAGGACTCGGGGCagggcagcagaaccagagaggCCGCAGGACCTGGGACCCActcaggggagaggccctatgtgGCAGGAGCCTGCTAAGGAACAGGAACATCAGGTGTCCCCCGGGGCAGAGcatccccaggctgcaggagtGGGAGAAAGAGCAGAGACAAAGGTCTCTTTGCAGGACCAGATCCCAGCTCTGCAGGGTcagatcccctccccccaagaggcTAAAGCAGCTCTCCGGgaccagttcccagctctgctggaccAGATCCCTTCCTCTCTTCAGGAGGCTAAAACCCCTCTGCAAGACCAgatcccagctctgcagggacagatTCCCTCGCCCCATGAAGCTAAAGCAACTCTCCGGGACCAGACCCCTTCCTCTCTGCAGGAGGCTGAAGTATCTATGCAAAATCAGATCCCAACTGTGCAGGACCAGATCCCATTGTCTCTGCTGGAAGTTAAAACATCTCTTCAGGGCCAGATCCCCTCACCACAAGAGGCTAAGGCAGCGCTGCAGGACCAGATCCAATCTATGCAGAACCAGATCCCTTCCTCTCTGCAGGACCAGATCCAATCTCTGCAGGACCAGATCCCTTCCTCTCTGCAGGACCAGATCCCTTCCTCTCTGCAGGAAGCTAACATCTCCCTCCAGGACCAGATCTCATCAGCTCTCCAGAACCAGATCCCTTCACCCCACGAAGCTAAAGCAGCTCTGCAGGACCAGATCCCTTCCTCTCTGCAGGAGGCTCAAGTGTCTATGCAAAACCAGATCCCAACTGTGCAGGACCAGATCCCATTGTCTCTGCTGGGAGTTAAAACATCTCTTCAGGGCCAGATCCCCTCACCACAAGAGGCTAAGGCAGCACTGCAGGACCAGATCCCTTCCTCTCTGCAGGACCAGATCCTTTCCTCTCTGCAGGAGGCTGAAGTGTCTATGCAAAACCAGATCCCAACTGTGCAGGACCAGATCCCATTGTCTCTGCTGGGAGTTAAAACATCTCTTCAGGGCCAGATTCCCTCACCACAAGAGGCTAAGGCAGCACTGCAGGACCAGATCTCATCCTCTGTGCAGGACCAGATTCAATCTATGCAGGACCAGATCCCTTCCTCTCTGCAGGAAGCTAACATCTCCCTCCAGGACCAGACCCCATCAGCTCTCCAGAACCAGATCCCTTCACCCCACGAAGCTAAAACAGCTCTGCAGGACCAGGTCCCTTCCTCTCTGCAGGACCAAATCCAATCTATGCAGGACCAGATATGTTCCCTTCCTCTCTGCAGGAAGCTCTCCCTCCAGGACCAGATCCCATCAGCTCTCCAGGACCAG ATCCCTTCACCCCACGAAGCTAAAGCACCTTTGCAGGACCAGATCCCTTCACCCCACGAAGCTGAACATTCATTCCACAGCCAGATCCCCTCCAGCCAAGAGCCAATCCCTGCATTTCACGGGGAGGTACTGCTTACCTCACCCCGCAGAGCACCAACCCCGGAGCAGGTGCCTTCCCGACCCAGGCAGAGCATGGCCCTGAAAGGAGGCAGCTGCACTGGCCTGATTTCATCGGCTACAGAAGAAACCACTGAAAACCTAGGGAAGCTCCACCCAGAGCAGCAGCCTCTGCTTAAGGAAGCCTCTGGGCTCCGGATGGGCTGGAAGCAGCCACAGGATCCTGTGGCCAggaacctgcagccaggagctggcACCTTGAAGTCGCTGGCAGCCATGAGCCCAGAGGCCCCGACATACACCACCACCTCTGTCAACACCGCCTCTCCATGCCAGGGCAGAAGCACCACCACCCCCCGGCCGGGAGATGGGCAGGAGACGGGCAGACGCAAGCAGAAGACGTGCCAGTGCTGCTCTGTCATGTGA
- the PALM3 gene encoding paralemmin-3 isoform X4, producing MAESSLYTQRLEAIVGRRKVQERILRTRRELEEEKLRAQQLKRKSLRDRWLMEGSCLPPENDPTSPLWQTQSRIQELELDLSSLQSQMQQLDNPEHHGKSHEALEDAKRPAGGTCEARGAGSASAGRGGCVCKTEPALPLAPVPPKRAMRVAAQETLENGDVSRAGPFGVEGISPGESKTDASSAAPGTRDDGAGASAKQPEKLGMGKVEMIIRNHLGQEVGSMDAIRRTSPETEGEAPRGENGLEEAWDGRTEWEPQSPPAFASDALDSRMEESVAGEGSREGPEGESGVQEGEVQALPVENCCLDSPRPEPDGELEEPIGVVEEGEISAEPARGATEMEEAEAAQRTRGRAAEPERPQDLGPTQGRGPMWQEPAKEQEHQVSPGAEHPQAAGVGERAETKVSLQDQIPALQGQIPSPQEAKAALRDQFPALLDQIPSSLQEAKTPLQDQIPALQGQIPSPHEAKATLRDQTPSSLQEAEVSMQNQIPTVQDQIPLSLLEVKTSLQGQIPSPQEAKAALQDQIQSMQNQIPSSLQDQIQSLQDQIPSSLQDQIPSSLQEANISLQDQISSALQNQIPSPHEAKAALQDQVPSSLQDQIQSMQDQICSLPLCRKLSLQDQIPSALQDQIPSPHEAKSALQDQIPSPHEAKAPLQDQIPSPHEAEHSFHSQIPSSQEPIPAFHGEVLLTSPRRAPTPEQVPSRPRQSMALKGGSCTGLISSATEETTENLGKLHPEQQPLLKEASGLRMGWKQPQDPVARNLQPGAGTLKSLAAMSPEAPTYTTTSVNTASPCQGRSTTTPRPGDGQETGRRKQKTCQCCSVM from the exons ATGGCAGAGAGCTCCCTGTACACGCAGCGCCTAGAGGCCATCGTG GGGCGGCGCAAGGTGCAGGAGCGGATCCTCCGGACGCGCcgggagctggaggaggagaaacTCCGAGCCCAGCAGCTGAAG aggAAGTCTCTGCGTGACCGGTGGCTGATGGAGGGGTCGTGTCTGCCCCCCGAGAACGACCCCACCTCCCCGCTATGGCAGACACAGTCCCGCATCCAGGAGCTAGAGCTGGATCTGTCCAG cctccagtCTCAGATGCAGCAGCTGGATAACCCGGAGCATCATGGCAAGTCGCACGAGGCCTTGGAAGATGCCAagcggccagcagggggcacctgTGAG GCCCGTGGGGCTGGCTCTGCTTCGGCAG GTAGGGGGGGTTGTGTCTGCAAGACTGAACCTGCCCTCCCCTTGGCTCCAGTCCCCCCCAAGAGGGCCATGCGAGTGGCAGCCCAGGAGACCCTGGAGAACGGGGACGTGTCGAGAGCAG GTCCCTTTGGTGTGGAGGGGATCAGCCCTGGGGAGAGCAAGACTGACGccagctctgctgccccaggaACTCGGGATGACGGGGCAGGGGCCTCCGCCAAGCAGCCAGAGAAGCTGGGCATGGGCAAAGTGGAGATGATCATTAGAAACCACCTGGGCCAGGAAGTGGGCAGCATGGACGCCATCAGGCGGACGTCCCCCGAGACGGAAGGGGAAGCTCCCCGGGGAGAGAATGGGTTGGAGGAGGCTTGGGATGGAAGGACAGAGTGGGAGCCACAGAGCCCGCCTGCCTTTGCGAGTGACGCCCTGGACAGCAGAATGGAGGAGAGCgtggcaggggaagggagcagagaggggccgGAGGGGGaatctggggtgcaggagggggaggtGCAGGCCCTGCCAGTTGAGAACTGTTGCCTCGATTCCCCGAGGCCTGAGCCAGACGGGGAGCTGGAGGAGCCAATCGGGGTCGTGGAAGAGGGGGAGATCTCGGCTGAGCCTGCCAGGGGAGCCACGGaaatggaggaggcagaggctgcCCAGAGGACTCGGGGCagggcagcagaaccagagaggCCGCAGGACCTGGGACCCActcaggggagaggccctatgtgGCAGGAGCCTGCTAAGGAACAGGAACATCAGGTGTCCCCCGGGGCAGAGcatccccaggctgcaggagtGGGAGAAAGAGCAGAGACAAAGGTCTCTTTGCAGGACCAGATCCCAGCTCTGCAGGGTcagatcccctccccccaagaggcTAAAGCAGCTCTCCGGgaccagttcccagctctgctggaccAGATCCCTTCCTCTCTTCAGGAGGCTAAAACCCCTCTGCAAGACCAgatcccagctctgcagggacagatTCCCTCGCCCCATGAAGCTAAAGCAACTCTCCGGGACCAGACCCCTTCCTCTCTGCAGGAGGCTGAAGTATCTATGCAAAATCAGATCCCAACTGTGCAGGACCAGATCCCATTGTCTCTGCTGGAAGTTAAAACATCTCTTCAGGGCCAGATCCCCTCACCACAAGAGGCTAAGGCAGCGCTGCAGGACCAGATCCAATCTATGCAGAACCAGATCCCTTCCTCTCTGCAGGACCAGATCCAATCTCTGCAGGACCAGATCCCTTCCTCTCTGCAGGACCAGATCCCTTCCTCTCTGCAGGAAGCTAACATCTCCCTCCAGGACCAGATCTCATCAGCTCTCCAGAACCAGATCCCTTCACCCCACGAAGCTAAAGCAGCTCTGCAGGACCAG GTCCCTTCCTCTCTGCAGGACCAAATCCAATCTATGCAGGACCAGATATGTTCCCTTCCTCTCTGCAGGAAGCTCTCCCTCCAGGACCAGATCCCATCAGCTCTCCAGGACCAGATCCCTTCACCCCACGAAGCTAAATCAGCTCTGCAGGACCAGATCCCTTCACCCCACGAAGCTAAAGCACCTTTGCAGGACCAGATCCCTTCACCCCACGAAGCTGAACATTCATTCCACAGCCAGATCCCCTCCAGCCAAGAGCCAATCCCTGCATTTCACGGGGAGGTACTGCTTACCTCACCCCGCAGAGCACCAACCCCGGAGCAGGTGCCTTCCCGACCCAGGCAGAGCATGGCCCTGAAAGGAGGCAGCTGCACTGGCCTGATTTCATCGGCTACAGAAGAAACCACTGAAAACCTAGGGAAGCTCCACCCAGAGCAGCAGCCTCTGCTTAAGGAAGCCTCTGGGCTCCGGATGGGCTGGAAGCAGCCACAGGATCCTGTGGCCAggaacctgcagccaggagctggcACCTTGAAGTCGCTGGCAGCCATGAGCCCAGAGGCCCCGACATACACCACCACCTCTGTCAACACCGCCTCTCCATGCCAGGGCAGAAGCACCACCACCCCCCGGCCGGGAGATGGGCAGGAGACGGGCAGACGCAAGCAGAAGACGTGCCAGTGCTGCTCTGTCATGTGA
- the PALM3 gene encoding paralemmin-3 isoform X3, with translation MAESSLYTQRLEAIVGRRKVQERILRTRRELEEEKLRAQQLKRKSLRDRWLMEGSCLPPENDPTSPLWQTQSRIQELELDLSSLQSQMQQLDNPEHHGKSHEALEDAKRPAGGTCEARGAGSASAGRGGCVCKTEPALPLAPVPPKRAMRVAAQETLENGDVSRAGPFGVEGISPGESKTDASSAAPGTRDDGAGASAKQPEKLGMGKVEMIIRNHLGQEVGSMDAIRRTSPETEGEAPRGENGLEEAWDGRTEWEPQSPPAFASDALDSRMEESVAGEGSREGPEGESGVQEGEVQALPVENCCLDSPRPEPDGELEEPIGVVEEGEISAEPARGATEMEEAEAAQRTRGRAAEPERPQDLGPTQGRGPMWQEPAKEQEHQVSPGAEHPQAAGVGERAETKVSLQDQIPALQGQIPSPQEAKAALRDQFPALLDQIPSSLQEAKTPLQDQIPALQGQIPSPHEAKATLRDQTPSSLQEAEVSMQNQIPTVQDQIPLSLLEVKTSLQGQIPSPQEAKAALQDQIQSMQNQIPSSLQDQIPSSLQEANISLQDQISSALQNQIPSPHEAKAALQDQIPSSLQEAQVSMQNQIPTVQDQIPLSLLGVKTSLQGQIPSPQEAKAALQDQIPSSLQDQILSSLQEAEVSMQNQIPTVQDQIPLSLLGVKTSLQGQIPSPQEAKAALQDQISSSVQDQIQSMQDQIPSSLQEANISLQDQTPSALQNQIPSPHEAKTALQDQVPSSLQDQIQSMQDQICSLPLCRKLSLQDQIPSALQDQIPSPHEAKSALQDQIPSPHEAKAPLQDQIPSPHEAEHSFHSQIPSSQEPIPAFHGEVLLTSPRRAPTPEQVPSRPRQSMALKGGSCTGLISSATEETTENLGKLHPEQQPLLKEASGLRMGWKQPQDPVARNLQPGAGTLKSLAAMSPEAPTYTTTSVNTASPCQGRSTTTPRPGDGQETGRRKQKTCQCCSVM, from the exons ATGGCAGAGAGCTCCCTGTACACGCAGCGCCTAGAGGCCATCGTG GGGCGGCGCAAGGTGCAGGAGCGGATCCTCCGGACGCGCcgggagctggaggaggagaaacTCCGAGCCCAGCAGCTGAAG aggAAGTCTCTGCGTGACCGGTGGCTGATGGAGGGGTCGTGTCTGCCCCCCGAGAACGACCCCACCTCCCCGCTATGGCAGACACAGTCCCGCATCCAGGAGCTAGAGCTGGATCTGTCCAG cctccagtCTCAGATGCAGCAGCTGGATAACCCGGAGCATCATGGCAAGTCGCACGAGGCCTTGGAAGATGCCAagcggccagcagggggcacctgTGAG GCCCGTGGGGCTGGCTCTGCTTCGGCAG GTAGGGGGGGTTGTGTCTGCAAGACTGAACCTGCCCTCCCCTTGGCTCCAGTCCCCCCCAAGAGGGCCATGCGAGTGGCAGCCCAGGAGACCCTGGAGAACGGGGACGTGTCGAGAGCAG GTCCCTTTGGTGTGGAGGGGATCAGCCCTGGGGAGAGCAAGACTGACGccagctctgctgccccaggaACTCGGGATGACGGGGCAGGGGCCTCCGCCAAGCAGCCAGAGAAGCTGGGCATGGGCAAAGTGGAGATGATCATTAGAAACCACCTGGGCCAGGAAGTGGGCAGCATGGACGCCATCAGGCGGACGTCCCCCGAGACGGAAGGGGAAGCTCCCCGGGGAGAGAATGGGTTGGAGGAGGCTTGGGATGGAAGGACAGAGTGGGAGCCACAGAGCCCGCCTGCCTTTGCGAGTGACGCCCTGGACAGCAGAATGGAGGAGAGCgtggcaggggaagggagcagagaggggccgGAGGGGGaatctggggtgcaggagggggaggtGCAGGCCCTGCCAGTTGAGAACTGTTGCCTCGATTCCCCGAGGCCTGAGCCAGACGGGGAGCTGGAGGAGCCAATCGGGGTCGTGGAAGAGGGGGAGATCTCGGCTGAGCCTGCCAGGGGAGCCACGGaaatggaggaggcagaggctgcCCAGAGGACTCGGGGCagggcagcagaaccagagaggCCGCAGGACCTGGGACCCActcaggggagaggccctatgtgGCAGGAGCCTGCTAAGGAACAGGAACATCAGGTGTCCCCCGGGGCAGAGcatccccaggctgcaggagtGGGAGAAAGAGCAGAGACAAAGGTCTCTTTGCAGGACCAGATCCCAGCTCTGCAGGGTcagatcccctccccccaagaggcTAAAGCAGCTCTCCGGgaccagttcccagctctgctggaccAGATCCCTTCCTCTCTTCAGGAGGCTAAAACCCCTCTGCAAGACCAgatcccagctctgcagggacagatTCCCTCGCCCCATGAAGCTAAAGCAACTCTCCGGGACCAGACCCCTTCCTCTCTGCAGGAGGCTGAAGTATCTATGCAAAATCAGATCCCAACTGTGCAGGACCAGATCCCATTGTCTCTGCTGGAAGTTAAAACATCTCTTCAGGGCCAGATCCCCTCACCACAAGAGGCTAAGGCAGCGCTGCAGGACCAGATCCAATCTATGCAGAACCAG ATCCCTTCCTCTCTGCAGGACCAGATCCCTTCCTCTCTGCAGGAAGCTAACATCTCCCTCCAGGACCAGATCTCATCAGCTCTCCAGAACCAGATCCCTTCACCCCACGAAGCTAAAGCAGCTCTGCAGGACCAGATCCCTTCCTCTCTGCAGGAGGCTCAAGTGTCTATGCAAAACCAGATCCCAACTGTGCAGGACCAGATCCCATTGTCTCTGCTGGGAGTTAAAACATCTCTTCAGGGCCAGATCCCCTCACCACAAGAGGCTAAGGCAGCACTGCAGGACCAGATCCCTTCCTCTCTGCAGGACCAGATCCTTTCCTCTCTGCAGGAGGCTGAAGTGTCTATGCAAAACCAGATCCCAACTGTGCAGGACCAGATCCCATTGTCTCTGCTGGGAGTTAAAACATCTCTTCAGGGCCAGATTCCCTCACCACAAGAGGCTAAGGCAGCACTGCAGGACCAGATCTCATCCTCTGTGCAGGACCAGATTCAATCTATGCAGGACCAGATCCCTTCCTCTCTGCAGGAAGCTAACATCTCCCTCCAGGACCAGACCCCATCAGCTCTCCAGAACCAGATCCCTTCACCCCACGAAGCTAAAACAGCTCTGCAGGACCAGGTCCCTTCCTCTCTGCAGGACCAAATCCAATCTATGCAGGACCAGATATGTTCCCTTCCTCTCTGCAGGAAGCTCTCCCTCCAGGACCAGATCCCATCAGCTCTCCAGGACCAGATCCCTTCACCCCACGAAGCTAAATCAGCTCTGCAGGACCAGATCCCTTCACCCCACGAAGCTAAAGCACCTTTGCAGGACCAGATCCCTTCACCCCACGAAGCTGAACATTCATTCCACAGCCAGATCCCCTCCAGCCAAGAGCCAATCCCTGCATTTCACGGGGAGGTACTGCTTACCTCACCCCGCAGAGCACCAACCCCGGAGCAGGTGCCTTCCCGACCCAGGCAGAGCATGGCCCTGAAAGGAGGCAGCTGCACTGGCCTGATTTCATCGGCTACAGAAGAAACCACTGAAAACCTAGGGAAGCTCCACCCAGAGCAGCAGCCTCTGCTTAAGGAAGCCTCTGGGCTCCGGATGGGCTGGAAGCAGCCACAGGATCCTGTGGCCAggaacctgcagccaggagctggcACCTTGAAGTCGCTGGCAGCCATGAGCCCAGAGGCCCCGACATACACCACCACCTCTGTCAACACCGCCTCTCCATGCCAGGGCAGAAGCACCACCACCCCCCGGCCGGGAGATGGGCAGGAGACGGGCAGACGCAAGCAGAAGACGTGCCAGTGCTGCTCTGTCATGTGA